DNA from Rubripirellula lacrimiformis:
CTAGCGAAACCAGGGACGCTGGTTCCACCACCGAAATGGCCCGCCGGAATCCGGACGACAATCGTCCGCTCCTTCGTCGCGCGAAGATGCTGTTGGATTCAGGGGCAAACCAAGACGCCAGCGACCTGTTGCGACAAATCGTCGATCAGAACCCAGACTTTGCTCCCGCAGATGCCTTGCTAGGCCAGACGCTGGCGATCGCTGCGGACCGTGATGCATTCCTGCAGTGGGAAACCAAACCACACAACGACGCGACACGATCCGAAGCCGGGTACTGGATCGCCAAAGGCGATGCAGCGGTATCGGCCGGATCCCTCGGTGACGGGCTGCGTTATTTCTGGCAAGCGACTCAGCGGAATCCCGACCTTCCCGATCCGTGGTCAAAGATCCGGAACCTGATGCCCAAAATGGAAATCAGTGATCCGGAATTTTCCACCGCAATCACAGAACGTATCGAGCGTCTTCGACGAGTCCAGCAAACGATGGATCGCTTCGACCGGATGGGTGGCATTTCACGCCAGTTGGCCAGCGAAATCGCTACCGACCTGGCCGGGCTGGGACGACTTTGGGAAGCCGAAGCCTGGGCTTCGATGGCCACGACTCTGCCGCAAGACAAAAGCGTCGATGTTGAAAAGGTTCGAACGCAGATCATTGATCGGTTGAACGATCAGACTCCGTGGCAGATCACCGATGGGCATCGAGAACTGCAACCCGAATTGCCGCCTGCCGTGCAAGCAAAAATCTAGACCACCGCCGCCATGCGAAAGTCCGCCAAGGTGATTCCTCATCGAAGGTCGAACCCTCATGACGGTCTGTTGATTGAATGAGCCGTTTGGGCGATAGCCCCGGTTCTTGGGGGGACGTAACCGAGGCT
Protein-coding regions in this window:
- a CDS encoding tetratricopeptide repeat protein, with the protein product MLDRQTVRRSFSGASSWESLVRPRQFQGGQSAGSLSRSRIRQHLAAVIVGIAMIPGCTQQPQPDVRTLPERPLRKLQSAASRQLWPQAWQYADAVLETHGDDADAIAAVAMVAQQLEKPDQVAELLAKACRVESYQNDDRVRQTMIAMVAAGRLYSAIELLEDATQPHPSRHVTRRWLYDLYINAGNTSAAKPHGQTLIRQRQFDQKLLLSINSDTSETRDAGSTTEMARRNPDDNRPLLRRAKMLLDSGANQDASDLLRQIVDQNPDFAPADALLGQTLAIAADRDAFLQWETKPHNDATRSEAGYWIAKGDAAVSAGSLGDGLRYFWQATQRNPDLPDPWSKIRNLMPKMEISDPEFSTAITERIERLRRVQQTMDRFDRMGGISRQLASEIATDLAGLGRLWEAEAWASMATTLPQDKSVDVEKVRTQIIDRLNDQTPWQITDGHRELQPELPPAVQAKI